A section of the Echeneis naucrates chromosome 12, fEcheNa1.1, whole genome shotgun sequence genome encodes:
- the kcmf1 gene encoding E3 ubiquitin-protein ligase KCMF1 — translation MSRHEGVSCDACLKGNFRGRRFKCLICYDYDLCASCYESGATTTRHTTEHPMQCILTRVDYDLYYGGDTFSVEQPQSFTCPYCGKMGFTETSLQEHVTSEHAETSTEVICPICAALPGGDPNHVTDDFTAHLTLEHRAPRDLDESSSVRHVRRMFHPGRGLGGPRARRTNMHFTSGSTGGLSSSSSQSSTYTPSNREAMDPIAELLSQLSGVRRAAGGQINSSGPSASQLQQLQMQLQLERQQAQAARQQVETGRHATRRSNNPGNTGTTIPPPSTATANATTVGESNPSSSSHSSQFLLARLNEPKMSEAERQFLEGERADRSLFVQELLLSTLMHEESSSSDEDERRDFADFRAMGCVDIMPLDVALENLQLRESSSTGKEPPPPPL, via the exons ATGTCCCGACATGAGG gtGTGAGCTGTGATGCATGCTTAAAAGGGAACTTCAGAGGACGACGGTTCAAGTGCTTAATTTGCTACGACTACGACCTGTGTGCATCGTGCTACGAGAGTGGAGCCACAACAACGAGACACACCACAGAGCACCCCATGCAGTGTATATTAACTAGGGTAGACTATG ACTTGTATTATGGCGGAGACACTTTTTCAGTAGAGCAACCCCAGTCATTCACATGTCCTTATTGTGGTAAGATGGGCTTTACAGAGACATCCCTACAAGAACATGTCACCTCAGAGCATGCAGAGACTTCCACAGAGGTG ATCTGTCCAATATGTGCTGCCTTGCCAGGAGGAGACCCCAACCACGTCACAGATGACTTCACAGCTCACCTCACACTCGAACACAGAGCACCAAGAGATTTA GATGAGTCCAGCAGTGTTCGACATGTACGCAGGATGTTCCACCCTGGAAGAGGACTGGGTGGCCCCAGAGCACGACGCACAAACATGCACTTTACTAGCGGCTCCACGGGAGGactttcatcttcctcatcacagaGCTCCACTTACACCCCCAGTAACAGAGAAGCAATGGACCCAATTGCAG AGTTGTTGTCTCAGCTGTCAGGTGTTCGCCGTGCAGCAGGGGGGCAAATAAACTCATCTGGGCCCTCAGCCtcccagctccagcagctccagatgCAACTGCAGTTGGAGCGGCAGCAGGCtcaggcagcacggcagcaaGTGGAGACGGGCCGCCATGCGACACGACGCAGCAACAACCCAGGCAACACTGGCACCACCATCCCCCCACCCAGCACAGCAACTGCCAACGCCACAACTGTCGGTGAAAGCAATCCCTCGTCCTCATCCCACAGTTCCCAGTTCCTATTAGCACG GTTGAATGAACCTAAGATGTCTGAAGCAGAGCGGCAGTTCCTAGAAGGAGAGCGCGCGGACCGCAGCCTGTTCGTCCAGGAGCTGCTTTTGTCCACGCTGATGCACGAGGAAAGCTCTTCTTCTGACGAGGACGAGCGCCGAGACTTCGCTGACTTCAGAGCCATGGGCTGTGTGGATATCATGCCTTTAGATGTGGCTTTGGAGAATCTCCAGCTTAGAGAGAGCAGCTCCACGGGGAAGGAGCCTCCGCCGCCTCCTCTTTGA